The proteins below are encoded in one region of Apium graveolens cultivar Ventura chromosome 4, ASM990537v1, whole genome shotgun sequence:
- the LOC141718235 gene encoding uncharacterized protein LOC141718235, protein MAMCFESLHPESLSRIYDGLYRPMKLAIAVISEEEKMVDKPKDYTAEDLSSIMKDAKVGHILHSSINSVMSNRVIGCETAKEIWDDLEVKCQGNTAIKKNMRTILTQEYEHFESRYNESLIEIYERFQKLLNDLSLVNKEYD, encoded by the coding sequence ATGGCCATGTGTTTTGAATCTCTACATCCTGAATCTCTAAGTAGAATTTATGATGGTCTTTATAGGCCAATGAAGTTGGCAATAGCAGTTATTAGTgaagaagaaaagatggttgataaacCAAAGGACTATACTGCAGAGGATCTATCATCAATcatgaaagatgcaaaagtagGACATATCTTGCATAGCAGTATtaatagtgttatgtccaatagggttattggatgtgAAACAGCAAAGGAAATTTGGGATgatttagaagtaaagtgtcaaggtaaTACTGCTATCAAAAAAAACAtgaggacaatacttactcaggaatatgagcactttgaatCAAGATACAATGAGTCCTTAATTGAGATCTATGAAAGAtttcaaaagctgttgaatgacttatctcttgtcAATAAGGAATATGACTGA